One segment of Carya illinoinensis cultivar Pawnee chromosome 13, C.illinoinensisPawnee_v1, whole genome shotgun sequence DNA contains the following:
- the LOC122292735 gene encoding ras-related protein Rab2BV, translating into MANRVDHEYDYLFKIVLIGDSGVGKSNILSRFTRNEFCLESKSTIGVEFATRTLQVEGKTVKAQIWDTAGQERYRAITSAYYRGAVGALLVYDITKRQTFDNIQRWLRELRDHADSNIVIMMVGNKSDLSHLRATTEEDGQALAEREGLSFLETSALEATNIEKAFQTILTEIYQIISKKALAAQEAAASTVVPAQGMKINVSDASGNVNKKSCCST; encoded by the exons ATGGCGAATAGGGTGGACCACGAGTACGACTACCTCTTCAAGATCGTGTTGATCGGTGACTCTGGGGTCGGTAAGTCCAACATTCTTTCCAGGTTCACGCGCAACGAGTTCTGCTTGGAGTCTAAGTCCACAATCGGCGTCGAGTTCGCCACCAGAACTCTTCAG GTGGAGGGAAAAACAGTTAAGGCGCAGATCTGGGATACGGCAGGTCAGGAGAGATACCGTGCCATCACCAGTGCATACTATAGAGGAGCTGTTGGGGCGCTGCTTGTCTATGACATAACCAAGAGGCAAACTTTTGACAATATCCAAAGGTGGCTCCGGGAATTAAGGGACCATGCAGATTCAAACATTGTCATCATGATGGTAGGAAATAAGTCTGACTTGAGCCATCTTAGAGCTACTACAGAGGAAGATGGTCAAGCCTTGGCTGAAAGGGAAGGCCTCTCCTTTCTTGAGACATCAGCTCTAGAAGCGACTAATATTGAGAAGGCATTCCAGACCATTTTGACAGAGATCTACCAAATCATAAGCAAAAAAGCATTGGCAGCTCAGGAAGCCGCCGCCAGTACGGTTGTTCCTGCTCAAGGAATGAAGATCAATGTTTCTGATGCATCAGGGAATGTGAACAAGAAAAGTTGCTGCTCTACTTAA
- the LOC122292736 gene encoding uncharacterized protein LOC122292736, protein MIVRNITLFYILAMVVEIFGGVKSNSLAVITNAAHLLSDVGGFSFNCMGFRFGGNITLQYSSRGLGYNHYHKHNHHASGHLVHEDHEREYATTEEKTNLASDSPEKNQDIKHKYPWSLPPCHD, encoded by the exons ATGAttgtacgtaacattactcttttctaTATCCTAGCGATGGTAGTAGAGATTTTTGGTGGTGTGAAATCCAACAGCCTTGCAGTTATCACAAATGCAGCCCACTTGCTCTCTGATGTTGGAGGGTTCTCCTTTAACTGTATGGGCTTCAGGTTTGGCGGCAACATCACGCTGCAATATTCGTCTCGAG GGCTTGGTTACAATCACTACCACAAGCACAATCATCATGCCAGTGGACATTTGGTTCATGAAGATCATGAGAGAGAATATGCGACAACCGAAGAGAAGACTAACTTGGCGTCAGATTCTCCAGAGAAAAACCAAGATATTAAACATAAATATCCATGGAGCTTACCTCCATGTCATGACTGA